In a single window of the Dehalococcoidia bacterium genome:
- a CDS encoding histidine triad nucleotide-binding protein, translating into MPDCLFCKIVSGQIKSERVLEDERGIAIRDINPKAPTHVLVIPREHIPTIAEMTPAQEALVGHLMALANAVARREGIAGAGYRLVVNSGPDSGMEVSHLHVHVLGGHRLGRMG; encoded by the coding sequence ATGCCCGACTGCCTCTTCTGCAAGATCGTCAGCGGCCAGATCAAGAGCGAGCGTGTCCTGGAGGACGAGCGCGGCATCGCCATCCGCGACATCAACCCCAAGGCGCCCACGCACGTCCTGGTCATCCCCCGCGAGCACATCCCGACCATCGCAGAGATGACACCGGCGCAGGAAGCGCTTGTGGGACACCTGATGGCGCTGGCGAACGCGGTGGCGCGGCGCGAGGGCATCGCGGGGGCGGGCTACCGACTCGTGGTCAACAGCGGGCCGGACAGCGGCATGGAGGTCTCCCACCTGCACGTCCACGTCCTGGGCGGCCACCGCCTCGGCCGGATGGGGTAG
- a CDS encoding acyl-CoA dehydrogenase family protein, with protein sequence MDLSLTEEQEMLKKMARDFLDREAPKSYVRAMEEDERGFTPETWEKIAGLGWLGLALPEKYGGSGGGFLDLCVLLEEMGRALLPGPFFSTVLLGACTLLEAGSEEQKKEILPRVARGERIMTLALTEPSATWEAKGVHLKAKAKGADYILDGTKLFVPDAHVADDIIVVARTGRSAKPENGVSLFLVSGKAPGITHTVLKTIASDKQCEVVFDGVAVPARSLVGVLNKGWPVVEKTLQRAAVAKCAEMVGGAQRVLEMTVEYAKQRVQFGRPIGSFQAIQHYCANMVTDVDGARFVTYEAAWRLQEGLPCAKEVSMAKAWTSEAYRRVTALGHQIHGGIGFTKEHDMQLYFRRAKAAELAYGDADFHRERVAQQMGL encoded by the coding sequence ATGGACCTGAGCCTGACGGAAGAGCAGGAGATGCTCAAAAAGATGGCCCGCGACTTCCTGGACAGGGAAGCGCCCAAGTCCTACGTGCGGGCCATGGAAGAAGACGAGAGGGGCTTCACCCCGGAGACGTGGGAGAAGATCGCGGGACTGGGCTGGCTGGGGCTGGCCCTGCCCGAAAAGTACGGCGGCAGCGGCGGCGGCTTCCTCGACCTCTGCGTCCTGCTGGAGGAGATGGGGCGGGCGCTCCTGCCGGGGCCGTTCTTCTCCACAGTGCTGCTCGGCGCCTGCACCCTGCTGGAGGCGGGCTCGGAGGAGCAGAAGAAGGAGATACTGCCGCGCGTCGCCCGGGGCGAGCGCATCATGACGCTGGCCCTCACCGAGCCGAGCGCCACCTGGGAGGCGAAGGGCGTCCATCTCAAGGCGAAGGCGAAGGGCGCGGACTACATCCTGGACGGTACCAAGCTCTTCGTGCCGGACGCGCACGTGGCCGACGACATCATCGTGGTCGCGCGGACGGGCCGGAGCGCGAAGCCGGAGAACGGCGTCTCCCTGTTCCTGGTGAGCGGCAAGGCGCCGGGGATCACGCACACCGTGCTGAAGACCATCGCGTCCGACAAGCAGTGCGAGGTCGTCTTCGACGGCGTCGCGGTGCCCGCCCGGAGCCTGGTGGGCGTGCTGAACAAGGGCTGGCCCGTGGTGGAGAAGACCCTGCAGCGGGCGGCGGTGGCCAAGTGCGCGGAGATGGTGGGCGGCGCGCAGCGCGTGCTGGAGATGACGGTGGAGTACGCCAAGCAGCGGGTGCAGTTCGGGCGGCCCATCGGCAGCTTCCAGGCCATCCAGCACTATTGCGCCAACATGGTGACCGACGTGGACGGGGCGCGCTTCGTGACGTACGAGGCCGCGTGGCGCCTCCAAGAGGGGCTGCCCTGCGCCAAGGAGGTCTCCATGGCCAAGGCATGGACGAGCGAGGCCTATCGGCGGGTGACAGCGCTGGGGCACCAGATACACGGCGGCATCGGCTTCACGAAGGAGCACGACATGCAGCTCTACTTCCGGCGGGCCAAGGCCGCGGAGCTGGCCTACGGCGACGCCGACTTCCACCGTGAGCGCGTCGCCCAGCAGATGGGGCTGTAG
- a CDS encoding acyl-CoA dehydrogenase family protein, which yields MEFSFTNEEQTFREDLRAFLRNELPRGWTGGREDWDNDVFPVAQQMRKKLAARGWLTMGWPREYSGMGAGPVAQAIFGEEMLYHRAPGRDQFGLRMLGPTLMLFGTEEQKREHLPRIAKGERLWCQGYSEPGAGSDLASLQTRATRDGDDYVVSGSKTWTTGAHRADWMFLLARTDPAAPKHKGITFLLMDMRSPGVSVRPLVNMVGDHAFNQVFFDDVRVPCTNVVGETNRGWYVAMALLSFERSGVEHVGAARRLLDDITRAARETLRDGRPLTADPIVRHKLAERAVETQVARALAYRVAWLQSKGQVPAYESSVSKVFGTELNQRIANTGMQVLGLHAQLEKGSPRAVLDGVLRSYYLYTVAPTLYAGSSEVQRNIIADKGLGLPRA from the coding sequence ATGGAATTCAGCTTCACCAACGAGGAGCAGACCTTCCGGGAGGACCTGCGCGCCTTCCTTCGGAACGAGTTGCCGCGCGGCTGGACCGGCGGCAGGGAGGACTGGGACAACGATGTCTTCCCCGTGGCCCAGCAGATGCGGAAGAAGCTGGCCGCGCGCGGCTGGCTCACCATGGGCTGGCCCCGAGAGTACAGCGGCATGGGCGCGGGCCCCGTCGCCCAGGCCATTTTCGGCGAGGAGATGCTCTACCACCGCGCGCCCGGCCGCGACCAGTTCGGCCTGCGCATGCTCGGCCCCACCCTCATGCTCTTCGGCACGGAGGAGCAGAAGAGGGAGCACCTGCCGCGCATCGCAAAAGGAGAGCGACTGTGGTGCCAGGGCTACAGCGAGCCGGGCGCCGGCTCCGACCTCGCCTCGCTGCAGACGCGCGCCACGCGGGACGGCGACGACTACGTCGTCAGCGGCTCCAAGACGTGGACCACCGGCGCCCATCGCGCCGACTGGATGTTCCTGCTGGCCCGCACCGACCCCGCCGCGCCAAAGCACAAGGGCATCACCTTCCTGCTGATGGACATGCGGTCGCCGGGAGTGTCCGTGCGACCGCTCGTCAACATGGTGGGCGACCACGCCTTCAACCAGGTCTTCTTCGACGACGTGCGCGTGCCGTGCACGAACGTCGTCGGCGAGACAAACCGGGGCTGGTACGTCGCTATGGCGCTGCTGAGCTTCGAGCGGTCCGGCGTGGAGCACGTGGGCGCGGCGCGTCGGCTCCTGGACGACATCACGCGGGCGGCGCGGGAGACGCTGCGCGACGGCAGGCCGCTCACCGCCGACCCCATCGTTCGGCACAAGCTGGCGGAGCGGGCCGTGGAGACGCAGGTGGCGCGCGCCCTGGCCTATCGCGTCGCGTGGCTCCAGTCGAAGGGCCAGGTGCCCGCGTACGAAAGCTCCGTGTCCAAGGTCTTCGGCACTGAGCTGAACCAGAGGATCGCCAACACGGGGATGCAGGTGCTGGGCCTGCACGCGCAACTGGAGAAGGGGTCCCCGCGCGCGGTGCTGGACGGTGTCCTGCGGTCGTACTACCTGTACACGGTCGCGCCCACCCTCTACGCCGGCTCGTCCGAGGTGCAGCGCAACATCATCGCGGACAAGGGCCTGGGCCTGCCGCGCGCGTAG
- a CDS encoding Lrp/AsnC ligand binding domain-containing protein, whose product MATRAFILIETAVGKTRDVVTSLRQVKGMKTVEAVTGPYDVVAVIEAADLNSVGETVTQKVHTVPGIVRTITCLVVPIP is encoded by the coding sequence ATGGCTACCCGCGCTTTCATCCTCATCGAGACGGCCGTGGGCAAGACCCGCGACGTGGTGACATCCCTGCGCCAGGTCAAGGGCATGAAGACCGTGGAGGCGGTGACCGGCCCCTATGACGTGGTGGCGGTCATCGAGGCCGCCGACCTCAACTCCGTGGGGGAGACGGTGACGCAGAAGGTGCACACGGTTCCCGGCATCGTTCGCACCATCACCTGCCTGGTCGTGCCCATCCCCTAG
- a CDS encoding LLM class flavin-dependent oxidoreductase, with product MQRIAITQPRTEDLPRSEAVEFVRRIDELGYEALWVPESWGRDAFVTLALLACNTKRLHLGTGIVNVFSRTPGAIAQAAATLDELSGGRFLLGLGTSGQRVIENWHGVPYEKPIQRTREYIDIVRLALSGERVNYDGQIFHLKDFRLPFKPPRARIPIYVASLGPLNTKMAGEKADGWMPTYFSRTRGDVQLKVLEEGAKAAGRSLAEIEVAPYLISCVSDDDAATARALARAHVAYYVGGMGVYYNNLMQRYGYVEEAARIKELWEKGDRKGAAAALPDVMLDDVSLAGSPGQVHEKLEEYRARGVTLPIIALAHGVPRDMIRTTIETFAPRKAGG from the coding sequence TTGCAACGCATCGCCATCACGCAGCCGCGCACGGAGGACCTGCCTCGCAGCGAGGCCGTCGAGTTCGTCCGGCGCATTGACGAGCTGGGGTACGAAGCCCTGTGGGTGCCGGAGTCGTGGGGCCGCGACGCCTTCGTCACCCTCGCGCTGCTCGCCTGCAACACGAAGCGGCTGCATCTGGGCACGGGCATCGTGAACGTCTTCTCCCGCACGCCGGGGGCCATCGCCCAGGCGGCGGCCACGCTGGACGAGCTATCAGGGGGACGCTTCCTCCTGGGGCTGGGCACCAGCGGCCAGCGGGTCATTGAGAACTGGCACGGCGTGCCCTATGAGAAGCCCATCCAGCGCACCCGCGAGTACATTGACATCGTCCGGCTGGCCCTCTCCGGCGAGCGGGTGAACTACGATGGACAGATATTCCACCTGAAGGACTTCCGGCTGCCGTTCAAGCCGCCGCGCGCCCGCATTCCCATCTACGTGGCGAGCCTGGGGCCGCTGAACACGAAGATGGCGGGGGAGAAGGCCGACGGCTGGATGCCGACGTACTTCTCCCGCACGCGCGGCGATGTGCAGCTTAAGGTGCTGGAGGAGGGGGCGAAGGCGGCGGGCCGCTCCCTCGCGGAGATCGAGGTGGCGCCGTACCTCATAAGCTGCGTCTCCGACGACGACGCGGCGACGGCGCGGGCGCTGGCGCGGGCGCACGTCGCGTACTACGTGGGCGGCATGGGCGTCTACTACAACAACCTCATGCAGCGCTACGGCTACGTGGAGGAGGCGGCCCGCATCAAGGAGCTGTGGGAGAAGGGCGACCGGAAGGGGGCCGCCGCCGCGCTGCCCGACGTCATGCTGGACGACGTGAGCCTGGCGGGGTCGCCAGGCCAGGTCCATGAAAAGCTGGAGGAGTACCGCGCCCGGGGCGTCACCCTGCCCATCATCGCGCTGGCGCACGGCGTCCCGCGCGATATGATCCGCACGACGATAGAGACGTTCGCGCCCCGGAAGGCGGGGGGCTGA
- a CDS encoding site-specific DNA-methyltransferase, translated as MSGHKRKANPVARESANIAAEQIEKLRDAFPEAVSEGKVDFDKLRAVLGEAVDERPERYSFTWAGKRDAIQMLQTPSRATLVPAPNESVNFQETGNIFIEGENLEVLKLLYKPYYGRVKMIYIDPPYNTGHDFIYRDNYTDPLDTYLKLTGQKDGNGNLLTSNPETSGRYHSAWLSMMYPRLFLARQLLREDGVIFVSIDDHEVHNLRLVMNEVFGEENFVSQVIVQSNPRGRQSDPFLATVHDYVLIWARNAEECVLAGAELSEAQAGEFDLTDADGKNIDCWALDSADRPRVGKIDQICSSQSM; from the coding sequence GTGTCTGGGCATAAGCGAAAGGCGAATCCGGTGGCGCGGGAGTCGGCGAACATCGCCGCCGAACAGATCGAGAAGCTTAGGGACGCGTTCCCAGAGGCCGTCAGCGAGGGCAAGGTTGACTTCGACAAGCTCCGGGCCGTTCTTGGAGAGGCGGTAGATGAGCGACCAGAACGGTACTCCTTCACGTGGGCCGGCAAGCGCGACGCCATCCAAATGCTCCAGACGCCCAGCCGCGCGACTCTGGTGCCTGCTCCCAACGAATCAGTCAACTTTCAGGAAACGGGCAACATCTTCATTGAGGGCGAAAACCTGGAGGTGCTAAAACTCCTCTACAAGCCTTACTACGGCCGTGTGAAGATGATTTACATTGACCCCCCTTACAATACGGGCCATGACTTTATCTACCGCGATAACTACACCGACCCTCTTGACACCTACCTGAAGCTCACGGGCCAAAAGGACGGCAATGGCAACCTCTTGACCAGCAACCCCGAAACCAGTGGCCGCTACCACTCTGCGTGGCTTTCCATGATGTACCCCCGACTGTTCCTCGCGCGCCAGCTTTTACGTGAAGACGGCGTGATATTTGTAAGCATCGATGACCACGAGGTTCACAACCTGCGTTTGGTGATGAATGAGGTTTTTGGAGAGGAAAACTTCGTGTCCCAAGTCATTGTTCAGAGCAATCCCAGGGGAAGGCAATCCGATCCTTTTCTGGCAACAGTTCATGACTATGTCCTGATTTGGGCGCGCAATGCCGAAGAATGCGTTCTCGCTGGGGCTGAGCTCTCCGAGGCCCAAGCGGGTGAATTTGATTTGACCGACGCCGACGGAAAAAATATCGACTGCTGGGCCTTAGACAGCGCGGATCGGCCTCGCGTAGGGAAGATCGACCAGATATGTTCTTCCCAATCTATGTGA
- a CDS encoding DNA methyltransferase, with product MFFPIYVNPQSLKVSLTKDGDFQVEVWPRKSTGQNGRWMWGHQKAESDISLLEARLVKRRGEYDIFVRDYREREGKERTRKFKTIWDAKELNTQDGTQEVKALIGSDAMPYPKPVALLKDIVTMGAEDDSIVLDFFAGSGTTAHAVLDLNKQDGGDRKFILVQLPEPTGRTDYPTIADIGKERIRRVIAKMQKGNEGKLLTERETPYDLGFRVFKLATSNYRSWAGVSESTPQAYGDQIALYADPLVEGWTAENVLYEVAIKEGYGLNCEMEQVHGIKGNTVYRVADPDKGQWFHICLDDALQPATLKALDLTADRLFICRDKALDDKAAANLALQCRLKTI from the coding sequence ATGTTCTTCCCAATCTATGTGAACCCACAATCGCTGAAGGTCTCATTGACCAAAGACGGAGACTTCCAGGTGGAGGTATGGCCCAGGAAATCCACTGGACAGAATGGCCGTTGGATGTGGGGGCACCAAAAGGCTGAAAGTGACATCTCGCTCTTGGAGGCCAGACTGGTCAAGCGCCGTGGTGAATACGACATCTTCGTCCGTGACTACCGCGAAAGGGAGGGCAAAGAAAGGACGCGCAAGTTTAAGACGATCTGGGACGCCAAAGAGTTGAACACCCAGGACGGAACGCAAGAGGTGAAGGCGCTGATCGGGAGCGACGCGATGCCCTATCCCAAGCCGGTCGCCCTTCTTAAGGACATAGTGACAATGGGGGCTGAAGATGACTCGATAGTTCTGGACTTTTTTGCGGGGTCTGGCACTACTGCCCACGCTGTCCTTGATCTTAACAAACAGGATGGAGGGGACCGCAAGTTCATCCTTGTCCAGCTTCCCGAGCCTACAGGTCGCACGGATTACCCAACTATCGCTGACATTGGCAAAGAGCGCATCCGTCGGGTTATCGCCAAGATGCAAAAGGGAAATGAAGGTAAATTGCTGACCGAGCGCGAGACGCCCTACGACTTGGGGTTCAGGGTGTTCAAGCTGGCGACCTCTAACTATCGCTCTTGGGCAGGTGTGTCCGAAAGCACGCCACAAGCCTACGGCGACCAGATAGCCCTGTACGCCGATCCCCTGGTAGAGGGATGGACAGCGGAGAACGTGCTGTACGAGGTGGCTATCAAAGAGGGCTATGGGCTGAACTGCGAGATGGAACAAGTACACGGCATCAAGGGTAACACTGTCTATCGCGTGGCTGACCCCGACAAGGGACAGTGGTTCCACATCTGCCTTGACGACGCGCTCCAACCTGCGACACTGAAGGCGTTGGACTTGACGGCGGATCGCCTGTTCATTTGCCGCGACAAGGCCTTGGACGACAAGGCTGCGGCCAATCTCGCGCTGCAATGCCGCCTCAAGACCATTTAG
- a CDS encoding DEAD/DEAH box helicase family protein, translating into MEFKFDANQEFQINAIAAVTGLFEGQPRNEASLTFASSASFAAVANRLDLDEGALLANLQSVQEQNGVAQDPALQCIEETIETAAGPKAVRFPNFSIEMETGTGKTYVYLRTVLDLNGRYGLRKFIVVVPSVAIREGVLKTLAITEKHLKELYGNPPYRYYIYDSENLSLVRQFALSDGIEIMVMTIDSFNKASNVIRQTTDRLQGETPIHLVQAARPILILDEPQNMESELRVKALAALDPLFALRYSATPRNPYNLVYRLTPFEAYRQGLVKRIEVVGVEEKDNANLPFLRLDDIRSEKKTLTARLAVHKLMKDSSVKEQVVVVRPGDNLEGKANRSEYADFTVDEISLAGGFVRFSNGVELRKGEAQGADKEAIFEAQIRFTIQEHFQKQQRLKEAGIKVLSLFFIDRVDNYAQVDGVIRRLFYKCFNELQEKYPYWKGIDPEKVQAAYFAQRRTKTGEVIFEDSKTGEAEKDREAYNLIMKDKERLLAFEEPTCFIFSHSALREGWDNPNVFQICTLNQTASEVKKRQEVGRGMRLAVNRSGDRVHDERVNILTVVANQSYQSYVERLQTEIQEEYGVDGAPPPPPNARKRGVARLRKAYTLKPEFKELWERIKHKTRYAVTIDTEKLLAEVVEELDRAEIRKPHIAITKAQVQVGAEGTFEAMQMSGAKNVLDLAGRYPLPNLVAIMENLMERTTPPMRLTRRTLLEVFRRAKNKQAALDNPHEFALVAVGIIKRKLADHLVNGIQYEKINEWYEMTQLADIPSYEEYLVPSQRPDGSDGASLYDQVVWESEIEKQFVEDMEKRDDVKLYLKLPSWFTVPTPVGEYNPDWAIVMEERDEHGQPTGKSLLYLVRETKAENWKTALRPDELRKITCGERHFRDALKVDYKVVTKAADLP; encoded by the coding sequence ATGGAATTCAAGTTTGACGCCAACCAAGAGTTCCAAATCAACGCTATTGCGGCGGTAACCGGCCTTTTTGAAGGCCAGCCCCGCAATGAGGCGAGCCTTACCTTTGCGTCAAGTGCAAGCTTTGCCGCGGTCGCCAACCGCTTGGATTTGGATGAGGGGGCGCTTCTAGCAAACCTGCAATCCGTACAAGAGCAGAATGGCGTGGCGCAAGACCCCGCCCTGCAATGTATAGAAGAGACCATTGAGACGGCAGCAGGGCCAAAAGCCGTGCGCTTTCCCAACTTCTCCATTGAGATGGAGACTGGCACGGGGAAAACCTATGTCTACTTGCGCACCGTCCTAGACCTTAATGGGCGGTATGGCCTGAGAAAGTTCATTGTGGTTGTGCCATCCGTCGCCATCCGAGAGGGCGTGCTCAAGACCCTTGCGATAACGGAGAAGCACCTGAAGGAACTGTATGGCAACCCGCCCTATCGCTACTACATTTATGATTCTGAGAACCTTTCCTTGGTGCGGCAGTTCGCGCTCTCCGACGGCATAGAGATCATGGTGATGACCATTGACTCTTTCAACAAGGCCTCCAATGTTATACGTCAGACCACGGACCGCCTCCAAGGGGAAACGCCCATTCACTTGGTGCAGGCGGCCCGTCCCATCCTGATCCTGGATGAACCGCAGAACATGGAAAGCGAACTGCGGGTCAAAGCCCTGGCCGCTCTTGATCCGCTCTTTGCCCTGCGCTATAGCGCGACACCCCGCAACCCCTACAACCTTGTCTATCGCCTGACGCCCTTTGAGGCATATCGGCAAGGGCTGGTCAAGCGGATTGAGGTGGTGGGTGTGGAGGAGAAAGACAACGCCAACCTCCCGTTCCTCCGGCTGGACGACATCCGAAGCGAGAAAAAGACACTCACGGCTCGGTTGGCCGTTCACAAATTGATGAAGGATAGCAGCGTCAAGGAGCAGGTGGTGGTGGTCAGGCCGGGTGATAACCTGGAGGGGAAAGCCAACCGCTCCGAATATGCCGATTTCACTGTAGACGAAATCAGTCTGGCGGGCGGCTTTGTGCGCTTCAGCAACGGTGTTGAGCTTCGCAAGGGCGAAGCACAGGGCGCTGACAAAGAGGCAATTTTTGAGGCGCAGATACGTTTCACCATTCAGGAGCACTTCCAAAAACAGCAGCGACTCAAGGAGGCAGGCATCAAGGTGCTGTCGCTGTTTTTCATTGACCGCGTAGACAACTACGCCCAAGTGGACGGCGTCATTCGTCGGTTGTTTTACAAGTGCTTCAACGAACTCCAAGAGAAGTATCCCTACTGGAAGGGCATTGACCCTGAGAAGGTGCAGGCGGCTTATTTCGCGCAACGGCGCACCAAGACGGGAGAAGTCATCTTTGAAGACAGCAAGACCGGCGAGGCGGAGAAAGACAGAGAAGCCTACAACCTGATCATGAAGGACAAAGAGCGTCTGCTTGCCTTTGAAGAGCCAACGTGCTTCATTTTCTCCCACTCTGCGTTGCGGGAAGGATGGGACAACCCGAATGTTTTCCAGATTTGCACCCTGAATCAGACGGCATCTGAGGTGAAGAAGCGCCAGGAAGTGGGACGGGGGATGCGGCTGGCGGTGAACCGCTCCGGCGACCGTGTGCATGACGAACGCGTGAACATCCTAACCGTTGTGGCAAACCAGAGTTACCAGAGCTACGTGGAACGATTGCAAACAGAAATCCAGGAAGAATATGGCGTTGACGGCGCACCGCCACCACCTCCCAACGCCCGCAAGCGGGGCGTGGCGCGGCTACGCAAAGCGTACACGCTGAAGCCTGAGTTTAAGGAACTGTGGGAGCGGATTAAGCACAAGACCCGCTATGCTGTGACCATAGACACCGAAAAGTTGCTTGCCGAGGTTGTCGAGGAACTGGACAGGGCCGAGATACGCAAACCGCACATCGCCATTACCAAAGCACAGGTACAGGTAGGGGCAGAGGGAACCTTTGAAGCCATGCAAATGAGCGGGGCCAAGAACGTGTTAGACCTCGCAGGCCGCTATCCTCTGCCGAACTTGGTTGCCATCATGGAAAACTTGATGGAGCGCACCACGCCGCCAATGCGCCTGACGCGCCGTACCCTTTTAGAGGTCTTCCGCAGAGCCAAGAATAAGCAAGCTGCGCTGGACAACCCCCATGAATTCGCCCTGGTTGCCGTAGGCATTATCAAACGCAAGCTCGCCGATCACCTGGTCAACGGCATCCAGTACGAGAAGATCAACGAATGGTATGAAATGACGCAACTCGCCGATATCCCGAGCTATGAAGAGTACCTGGTGCCAAGTCAAAGACCTGACGGGAGCGACGGTGCGTCGCTTTATGACCAGGTGGTTTGGGAGTCTGAGATCGAGAAGCAGTTTGTTGAGGATATGGAGAAGCGCGATGATGTGAAACTGTACCTCAAATTGCCGTCCTGGTTCACAGTGCCTACTCCCGTAGGTGAATACAACCCGGACTGGGCCATTGTCATGGAGGAACGAGACGAACACGGCCAGCCGACGGGGAAGTCGTTGCTCTATCTCGTCCGAGAGACCAAGGCTGAGAACTGGAAAACAGCACTTCGCCCAGATGAACTGCGAAAGATCACTTGCGGGGAGCGGCATTTCAGGGACGCGCTGAAGGTGGATTACAAGGTTGTCACTAAAGCCGCTGATCTCCCTTGA
- a CDS encoding nitronate monooxygenase, with the protein MFTTRVTQLFGIQHPIICGGMQWVSRAELVAAVANAGAIGFLTALTHDTPEALRDEIRKTRSLTDKPIGVNITLLPTARPVPIDAFFDVVLEEGVDAIETSGRITEAQVARIKQGKAKHVHKVARVRDAVTAQRMGVDAVSIVGFECGGHPSMEQIGTVVLGPRTVDAVSIPVIVGGGFGDGRGLAMALAMGAEGVLMGTRFMATRESLVHTNIKEWMVQAKETDTAFIQASIRNPSRVMRNKRAEQVMEMEAKGATLEQLLPLISGLHGRKALTEGEIDAGTVSCGQGVGLTHDIPTVRELVDRIVGDAERVIRRMGATVR; encoded by the coding sequence GTGTTCACGACAAGGGTGACACAACTGTTCGGCATCCAGCACCCCATCATCTGCGGCGGAATGCAGTGGGTATCCCGCGCGGAGCTTGTCGCCGCCGTCGCCAACGCCGGGGCCATCGGGTTCCTGACCGCCCTGACGCACGATACGCCGGAGGCTCTCCGCGACGAAATCCGCAAGACGAGGTCGCTCACCGACAAGCCCATCGGTGTCAATATCACGCTCCTGCCCACCGCGAGGCCGGTGCCCATTGACGCGTTCTTCGACGTGGTCCTCGAGGAAGGCGTGGACGCCATCGAGACGTCCGGGCGCATCACCGAGGCGCAGGTCGCCCGCATCAAGCAGGGGAAGGCGAAGCACGTGCACAAGGTGGCCCGCGTGCGCGACGCCGTCACGGCCCAGCGCATGGGCGTGGACGCCGTGTCCATCGTCGGGTTCGAGTGCGGCGGCCACCCCAGCATGGAGCAGATCGGCACGGTCGTCCTCGGCCCGCGGACGGTGGACGCGGTCAGCATCCCCGTCATCGTGGGCGGCGGCTTCGGCGACGGGCGCGGCCTGGCGATGGCCCTCGCCATGGGCGCGGAAGGCGTGCTCATGGGGACGCGGTTCATGGCGACCAGGGAGTCGCTCGTCCACACGAACATCAAGGAGTGGATGGTCCAGGCGAAGGAGACGGACACCGCCTTCATTCAGGCATCCATCCGGAATCCCTCGCGGGTCATGCGGAACAAGCGGGCGGAGCAGGTGATGGAGATGGAGGCGAAGGGCGCTACCCTGGAGCAGCTCCTGCCGCTGATCAGCGGACTGCACGGGCGCAAGGCGCTGACCGAAGGGGAGATTGACGCGGGCACCGTGTCGTGCGGGCAGGGGGTCGGGCTCACCCACGATATCCCCACGGTGCGGGAGCTGGTTGACCGGATTGTCGGCGACGCCGAGCGCGTCATCCGGCGCATGGGCGCTACGGTGCGCTGA
- the fmt gene encoding methionyl-tRNA formyltransferase — translation MRVVFMGTPEFAVPSLGKLLEAGFDIAGVYTQPDKPAGRGRQLTPSPVKALAVARGLPVFQPPTLRKPPAPEELAALRPEAIVVVAYGKLLPPDVLRIPPLGCVNVHPSLLPRQRGPSPIAGAILAGETETGVTIMLLDEGMDTGPMLAQVRTSLGPEETAGQLGERLARLGADMLPGVLAQLKQGWLTPQPQDNALATVTRLVEKEEGELDWRLPAEELARRVRAYDPWPGTFTRWQGKALKVLQVVALPGPDSAAPGTVVALEGAAMPVGVATGRGVLGLRRVQLEGRKAMMAQEFLQGARGFVGAVLPLPERKDSVGAG, via the coding sequence ATGCGCGTTGTATTCATGGGGACGCCTGAGTTCGCCGTCCCCTCCCTGGGGAAGCTGCTGGAGGCGGGCTTCGACATCGCCGGCGTGTACACCCAGCCGGACAAGCCGGCGGGCCGCGGACGCCAGCTCACCCCTTCGCCCGTCAAGGCGCTGGCTGTTGCAAGGGGCCTGCCCGTCTTCCAGCCGCCCACGCTGCGCAAGCCACCCGCGCCGGAGGAGCTTGCAGCCCTGCGGCCTGAGGCCATCGTCGTGGTGGCGTACGGCAAGCTGCTGCCGCCGGATGTGCTCCGCATCCCGCCGCTGGGCTGCGTGAACGTCCACCCATCCCTTCTGCCGCGCCAGCGTGGGCCGTCGCCCATCGCGGGGGCCATTCTGGCCGGAGAGACGGAGACGGGCGTGACCATCATGCTCCTGGACGAGGGCATGGACACCGGCCCCATGCTGGCCCAGGTCCGCACGTCCCTGGGGCCGGAGGAGACGGCGGGCCAGTTGGGCGAGCGCCTGGCGCGGCTGGGCGCCGACATGCTGCCCGGCGTGCTCGCGCAGTTGAAGCAGGGCTGGCTGACGCCGCAGCCCCAGGACAACGCCCTCGCGACCGTGACCCGGCTCGTCGAGAAAGAGGAAGGCGAGCTTGACTGGCGGCTGCCCGCGGAGGAGCTGGCCCGGCGCGTGCGGGCCTATGACCCGTGGCCGGGCACGTTCACCCGCTGGCAGGGCAAGGCGCTCAAGGTGTTGCAGGTCGTGGCCCTCCCTGGGCCGGACAGCGCCGCGCCGGGGACGGTGGTCGCGCTTGAGGGCGCGGCGATGCCCGTGGGCGTTGCGACCGGCCGGGGCGTGCTCGGCCTGCGGCGCGTGCAGCTTGAGGGGCGCAAGGCGATGATGGCGCAGGAGTTCCTGCAGGGCGCGCGCGGCTTCGTCGGCGCGGTCCTGCCCCTTCCGGAGCGCAAGGACAGCGTCGGCGCGGGCTGA